The following nucleotide sequence is from Aedes aegypti strain LVP_AGWG chromosome 3, AaegL5.0 Primary Assembly, whole genome shotgun sequence.
TTGCAATTTgacataaatttcaatcactcTGCTCGTTTCTTTTATGTTTGGATGCACATAataagacgtaaaatcacattattttttggtagtgTGTACGAGGATTACACCTCCTGCAGATGTTTCCGTTTTTAAGCCTTTAAAAAACGCCTGGAAATCTGCGGTTTCCAAATGGCGCGGAGTAAACAGTGGTGAAATCCTctcattgaagtatttttcatCAGTATTACAAACTGCAATCAATCGAGGTATTAAGAAAGACAGCATCGTTAATGGATTCAGTGCCTGTGGCATCTTTCCACTCGGTGCCGATAGCTTGCTGAAACTGCAACTGGAAGTCACACCGACACAACACTATTACAACCCCTATGTATGTGAGCAGTACTGTCCTTCTACCATCAACATGTGTCCGGAAGGCTTTAGATACTATAGTGGTTTTCACGCTCAATGGTATGGgtaccctagtgtagatgtagttgtgaaccttaaaggaaaacaatatgcactcagtctcgaaaaacacgCAGAAAAcgggtttaaatttttcaaattgggtaatatttccatatgcattttggtgagtctggaaagcgtgtgcaagtttctttgaggaaaacaaaaacaaactgtgtgaGACGaacgtatgctagtctacgtgtgttcaaatgtcactaagctctataggaGACGGCCGCATACGCAAACTTCATAAGgctcaaacgcaatgatagcggaacggcaacggaatgcggaaccggttcgccagcatgaatcaaaACATCTCGACtaagctgacaacgaatgaaattggatcaacactgagtcgacaagctgattatagttcatgatggcgaaccggttccgcattccgttgccgttccgctatcattgcgtttgggcctataCTGTAGACAGTTTGACCTAGGACGAAAAGGTTGTAAGATCGCTGCACGATGATTTACTAAAACCGATGCTTAACCAAGCGTTCCTCAGTGATTATGAAATGGGGTCGGTGAGAAACCAACATCGGTGGTCAGACGGAGCGAAAACGAGTAACATAATGCAATCAACAGATGCAATCAACCCCACAGTCAAAGAACCAGTGATTGAAGAATATAGAGAGCTGCAAATGAACGTCCAAAATGAATCATCAAACACAGATGCCaacattgtccagtcatttgaATCTAGTAACATAGACTTGGAAAGATCAGTAGTCGCCGGAAATAATACATTGATGAAGTAACTGGGGAACTAATGGAGCTAGACCAGAGCGATCCTGCACTTACGCCTTGAAGAGCTTCAATAGATTGAACAGGAAAAGGAAAATGAAGTTATGCTTAAGGCAGAAGTTGCTCGTAAACGGGAGGAGGCTAAGAAAGAAGACGAATTTGTTAAAACATTGAAGGCAGAAGCTAGCGAACAGAAACGTCGTAAAGCTATTTTGAAGAAGGAATATCGAGAAAGCCTCAAGAAAGCAAGAATAGCTAAAGCAGAAGAACAAAAGAAGCAGAAACAAGAACTCCTTGAAGTGCTAAAATTGAAGGAGAAAACAAAGAAACGGATGagataaacaactttgtcgatgcTCTTAGAATATTTTTTGCGGGCTgtgtaaattttctaaaattgttattcatGGATTAAAACTTGATTAAATAAGCTTTCTAAAAACTaaatgtgcaaaaaaaaaattattgattcgAACATTTCCCAAACCAATTTTGTGCAAGCCGTACCATGGTCTACACTAACACACCATCACACATGTAAATAACTCTTTAAGTTCAAATCTATTGTAACGACACGACAGTCCGAATCGCGAATGGGGACAAGCAATTGAAATTCACCGATTAAACAATAAAACTTGTTTATTTTAACTGATTTAATAGAGAGTCAATAATGGCGATGTGGCTCTACTTATTCTGGCACGTTCGCCGAGTGAACGCATCGTCGGCGGAAGTGTTCTCGTTGCGGTTGGTAGCGTCCAGTGCTGCCAGGTTATAACAAAATCCACCTGTCTGCTTTTTCGTATGTCATTATCAGTACTTATGGCATTGCATATATACTGAAATAAAgccgcttctcagcttagcgtaTGCTAATGTTAATTATCagctgagaactttctttgccaaagcaaTCATTTTTACATTCGAAGGTTGATACTTTCTGCATTGGGTAATCAAAAGggtattaaggctaagtagcccgtcattcgttttggcaacaatgatgacttttcagcttgcaattcaaagtgataaaactcagtcttgatagtctatatagacttgaaaaagtatcactgtacgcgctaacatgcataaggCTATCGCACCCTTCTCTTTCCAGCAACAAGATCAAATGgtcttttttgtttgttgttttcatacggaaacggtttccgtatgaaaacaattCATTAACGTGCGTGTGCAGGAAAGAGAAAGGTGATTAAACGTCAGATTGCCTTAtagagtatgctgatactttttcagacgtgtcagtgcaaaaccaactgattttctttgattcgaaatcgtgaggtgaattagcaacaaatttcaatgtaggcctacttcgccttaaggccgcacgggacatcatcataatcaccctatccatttcaaaaagcaaatcccaagaaccactccatatatcgatgcgaaaatgtatcactatgattctatatatgtagtgcacaacgcaataaattttcagcttcatcggttcactaaaactggagatttgcttccacaaagttttgatgataattgttagagtgagacaaaagatagaaaAAATACCACGGTTTCCCGTGTCGCCTTAAAGGCAAAACACCTCATCGTTATTAGGAACCGTCCATAAACGAGGTGTTCATTTATGGGGATAAGGGTGGGGGTCTATACAAATTTAGAAATTATTGTGTGGACAAAATACCAGGAGGGGGAAGGGGGTCTGAAAAAAACACGTGGTTCATGGACACTCCCTTAGGATCAAACATAACAAGCCTGCGGACTGCCAAGCGGTTTACCACTATGGTAATAGTGTTTGATGCAAGcgttattttctcaaaaattgataaaatagtTCGAGATTTTAATGAATCAgtaaaacattacaatttacgTCTGACTCGTAAACGAATGGtttgaaatcaatgttttatttgttttatttgcttGGGTCAATTCAATTGATCGATTGAGTTCAAACGAAATCTTCCCACGGATCTGATCATCCACTTCGTAGCAAGTCGTTTCGCAACCTTCTTCCGTTTGGCAGCGTCCAGAACAAGCTCCCCCACAAAAGCCAAGATTGCCGCCGCATAACCAATCCCCAACATCAACAGTCCTCCCTCGATTTCGTCCACTTCCATCACTTTCAACTTATTGGGCGGACGATCTCGTGAGTGTTCGATCGATATCTGCACCCGTTGATTCATGTACCGGAATACGTCCAACTGTTCGACAAATCGCGACAAGCATCCATCACGGTACCACATTGACAAATGATCAAACTGCCCCAGAAGAGGCCAAGTTTTGGTCGCATATCCGGTGTCGTACTCGTAGTACAGGAAATCCGTCATGAGCCGataattttcaatgttttccgcGGTGAACCATTCGCCAACCATAGAATGACCAAAGTGTAGCTTGGCCATCACGATCGGTTCCAGACCGCGATTTGCTATGGTTTCCAAATCAGGAATCGGGGCCACGTGGAACTTGGTCAAGATTTGCTTGATATGCGGCTGAAATTGGAAGGGCAGTCATAACGAATTTGAGAAGAGCAAACTTATTTAGACTCACATTCTCGCTTTCCGCGATAAGGTACATCCACACTTCATGTGGAGCATTCCACCGGAGTTTGCTTTCGGCGAAGTCAATAATGGTATCGATGGGAGGATCGTAAACTGGGATAGCTAAAATACTGTGAATTTTGCCAATGTAGACGGAGGCAACAATCAGAGTGAAGGCCGATAATCCGACGGAGAGCATAACTTCCGACGCTCGGCTTCGTCGCATTACAGATGGCAACAGAAGAAAGGAGCAAAGCACATTGATAAAGCTCCATGAAATGCCTCTTCGATTCGGGGACCACCTTTCGATCATGGTTGGCATATAGTTATCTAGAATCGCTATTAGAACAAATGTCACTAGTAAAACAGCCCAAACTGTTGTCGAGAACATCATGAATATAATCTTCCAATATTCGATCAATCTAGAATCAAATGCATTGGTTAGTTAGAAATCATTAATGCACATAAAATTTTACGTACGTTGGCCTCGGTTGCAAGCAAGTTATCCCGATCCATTGAATAGGAATCGAGAAGCTGAAGTATCGAAAAAGCTGATGCCATGCTCCAACAGCCGCCAATGCAAAATCCGCCTTTCGTTCCACCAAAGCCCCAACCATTCCATTTCCGGTGTGATTCTCGAACACCTGTCCGTACTGCCAGTATTGATCTAAAACGGGCAAATTCTAATACAATGGCAAACCAAATGTTAAGTCATACCTACCGATAAGCAGGTCCCAAGTACAGTTCAATCGCTTGCAAAATAACACCAGCAGATATCCATCCAATCCATCGATGGTATATGACTGATTCAAATAGTTAATGATTCCATCGTCGGTCTGACGAGGCATTACCCATGGAAGCAGATAGAATGACGCCAATCGATATGTCTTCCCCATCAAGTCTTTAAGTTTGTTCGGGAACAGCATGTTTCCCTCCGCAAAGGAGTTATTACCCGGGAAGTACGTATCCAAAAGTAGAAGATCCAGCGCCTCTGGCGGATTTCCAACGTATCTATGAGTCAGAAGTTCATATCGTTCGCCACTTGGGACAATCAGCAGTAAGTTTGCGATTTCTTGAATCGCTGGGTGGTTTTGTATCACCTCAAGAATCTCAGTGATTCTAGGTTTGCTGGTGGATTGCACAGTAACAACGACAAACTTTTCTGGTTTGCGAAACATGGCTTCATCATGCATTCGTATAAAATTGTCAAGAAACGGCAAAGCAGCATTCTCATCAACAATGAATACAGTACTACCGAGATTGATGGCGGCCAACATCGAGTTGTTATCGTTCCAGAGAGTTTTCCTGTCTAGGTCGAGCACCATAAATGGCAGTTTGCTTTCGATATTGAGGGTGGCATGCGACGACGGCTCTGTGGTGGAAAGCACTCGACATAGGGTAAATATGCCCAGAAAATAGGTTGTCACTGAAAACGGTTAAAGGCCGaggatttatttttatataatagGTTTTTGAGAGAGTTCTAATAAAACCCATTTACATAGGTATAGTGTGGTTATGGGAGTTTTAACACACATGTAATAGATGTTTTAGCCTAGATTTTTGGAGATATGCTTAACTCTAACGCCCAAAGTATCTCACAACTGGAATTCAGCTTCGTATTTATTATTTTGAGTTGTATCCCCATAATCttgttccataaaaaaattaagtCTAAGGTAGGGATCCAAAACAAATAAAAGTGTGTCTTCTATATATAGTTGTTGTACAAgataattttgaagatttatcaaatatatttttatattagtcgacccattacaatgtgaTGAAGCTGGAAAAAAACAGCAGGCGAGAGATTGTACACAAATTATAATAAGAGCTCAGTGATATatatattagactggcccaccttagtatgggagaaaattaaagctgtataattccacggggcaccctccaggattattccttagagttagaagaagctttcctgaaagtttcagctcattcagtcattccatgagctggcgcatttgaattgaaattaatatgagatttccagctcaaacatatgggttTCAGCActtcatctactgtttggttcaggaaaatcgttgatcgcgttcaattgccaccagaatgtcaaaaacactacttgataccatagtgaacaatattgtagaaggatgtatcatgattaaaattgataaagttggtgttttaactatttgaAGCAGATTTGCTAATCTCATGCTATACTGCTTTGTATTTCTTTAACATAGCCACTAAGcacatcatagccacctatgacgctgggcgagctgctacacaaggcgcatgcatatatgtgattgtGCGGGAGGCTGATTCAGCCTTACTTTCAATAACTGAAAAGTTAATGAAAACGAGctcaaatccagatacaaccttctgcaattatgttcattagggtatcaactagtgtatttgtcattctgggctcaattgaacgcgaccAACTAgtgtacggaacgaaacagtgacattgggtcaattctctatatatttgaaacgaatatcccatacaaactacaaattgaatgcgccagctggtggagcaaccaatcgagttgaaatttttagagagcttttttcttaccctaaggtttatatctagggggtgccccgttgagttttacaacatttttgttttagggccagtctaatatatatatacagccattccatgaaaaaccgatctagtgggtcaccgaattccgtgaaaatttggtattttgttccttatctgaaataaagatacacgtatttttggattttttgattagggtgaccatttccgaaatagggtgaccagaaaaatcgcgattttgcaaaatttttatttttaaaaaaaattatacctTTTGAGctgtttgaccgattttcaatctttttggacgaaatgaaggctaaggatgttgacttttcaggaaaaatataaaatttcacaaaaagtgcgttttttacataaaaaaaactcaattgtttccattttttgtgttttgaaggcctcgggaccaaaggggctattgctgttctcattttttcttgaaagttcagaaaattttacgtctactgtcaaattttcagcaatgtatgttttttagtttttgagatatattttttttttttgaaaataaaaaatcagtcattttgcatcggcacacactgtaggtctcagcgcattagattttttatttaaaaaaaaaaaacataactcttgaacagcttaaccgatttccaatctttttttaaggaatgaaagctttctagtttttttttcgaaaatttcatatattttaatggaaaaaaataacccttcaaagttttctattttttctgaaaagttgaaatcttaagcttatattccataaaaaaagattggaaatccgttgagctgttcaaaagttatgattttttttaaacattaaaaatttaatgcgctgagatctacagtgtgtgccgatgaaaaatgactgattttttattttcaaaaaaatatatctcaaaaactaaaaaacatacatcgctgaaaatttgacagtagacgtaaaattttctgaacttttaatgagaacagcaatagcccctttggtcccgaggccttcaaaacacgaaaaaacggaaactattgagtttttccatgtaaaaaacacaatttttgtgaaacttttttatttttcctgaaaagtcaaaatctctagccttcatttcgtcttaaaagattgaaaatcggtcgaacggttcaaaagttataattattttaaaaataaaaattttgcaaagtcgcgatttttctggtcaccctattttggaaatggtcaccctaatcaaaaaaatccaaaaatacttgtatccttatttcggataaggaacaaaatagcaaattttcacggaattcggtgacccactagatctgtttttcatggaatggctgtatatattttttcttcattagtatcattccaaacattacattcatttcttatatctaggtgttttgtgttattagacaacactatcatcctaatttggtaaaacaagtctaagattttattaacattttgttaacaagatattacatttcatttgccgtagcagttcagactttctacaggtgagttgatttcacctgcttataagagaaaaaacgctttgaatatacttaacctaacttaacctaaacatataacgcattaatcgtggcaatagaagattgtaacgatttttgcctaattattttatttgacatttgttccaatatttcaacattggatattctatgtaactcattggtactataccagggaggaagctttagaatcattttcaaaatttcattttgaattctctgcatagctttcttcctggtattacaacagccagtccatattggtaccgtaaaatcgggtgtaattgatcagaagggtgaaattgatcatcgtatcacacgattttatttatgcgtaatggtgcacaaatatcaatgttagctgcagtaaatgaacgttatgTGTCGTAAGTATTGTCGACTTGTGTGCTGGaaagttttttgcgttgaagaatgtttattactgtgaaaataatatcaagtttcaaaatcatgcacggtgcagtattgacaaacacctataaacttctatttctaaacaaggatttgaacatagtataaacctgaaagtttgtaaggatgcttgagatatatccgcaaaccagatttcatcaccaaaactcgtaccaattagctcaaatggttgaaataattgaatttctgttagatataattgatttccttaggaaattgcataaatttaggcgttttccgcttaattcttgaaatttaactattcgttattaaTATAAATATTGCGTTGGTAagattttgacaagcatattcggattcaggtagctcaaatttatcatgtagagttgttttgaaaactaacaataagtAACAATAagcgatcaatttcaccccgaaattattatttaatttagaaatatttgttagtactaaattgacatttgttaggaaatttcggtacatgagtcgatgaggctcacctccgtacttgttttcctgcatttagttgtttgacattgttaacaatatagaaaacagactagaaaaaccgtgaa
It contains:
- the LOC5563611 gene encoding glutamate [NMDA] receptor subunit 1, whose translation is MVLDLDRKTLWNDNNSMLAAINLGSTVFIVDENAALPFLDNFIRMHDEAMFRKPEKFVVVTVQSTSKPRITEILEVIQNHPAIQEIANLLLIVPSGERYELLTHRYVGNPPEALDLLLLDTYFPGNNSFAEGNMLFPNKLKDLMGKTYRLASFYLLPWVMPRQTDDGIINYLNQSYTIDGLDGYLLVLFCKRLNCTWDLLIDQYWQYGQVFENHTGNGMVGALVERKADFALAAVGAWHQLFRYFSFSIPIQWIGITCLQPRPTLIEYWKIIFMMFSTTVWAVLLVTFVLIAILDNYMPTMIERWSPNRRGISWSFINVLCSFLLLPSVMRRSRASEVMLSVGLSAFTLIVASVYIGKIHSILAIPVYDPPIDTIIDFAESKLRWNAPHEVWMYLIAESENPHIKQILTKFHVAPIPDLETIANRGLEPIVMAKLHFGHSMVGEWFTAENIENYRLMTDFLYYEYDTGYATKTWPLLGQFDHLSMWYRDGCLSRFVEQLDVFRYMNQRVQISIEHSRDRPPNKLKVMEVDEIEGGLLMLGIGYAAAILAFVGELVLDAAKRKKVAKRLATKWMIRSVGRFRLNSIDQLN